Proteins encoded by one window of Maliibacterium massiliense:
- a CDS encoding MFS transporter has protein sequence MAKENRWKRTFLIIALGQAVSLIGSSGVQFALIWWLAEKTGSPMIMGLAGLVAFLPMTLLSPFAGVAADKYNRKSICIAADMSMGALALLYAVALHFFDLPIWSVLVVLGLRGVGNTFHQPAIQSIIPQLVPPDDLVRVNGWMQLMTSGSFILGPVIGAALYAAVPMPVILLTDVLGAAFASAALAVVKIPRLPCTEAKDPGFFTQFKQGLQIFKADRRLLLIVIAQALCMFFFAPLSSFYPLMTSSYFRLSALHGSIVEIAYAAGMMFTALLFGSVLKVKHKLAVSYIGLLGMGAATIIGGLTPPAFTGWVVFAVACACLGAFSNVPAIPLTAYMQETIAPDKMGRAFSLLGLVGSLSMPLGLLVSSPIAEQVGVHAWFVISGVGILLITCMVSLINRAMGRGGETRRA, from the coding sequence ATGGCAAAAGAAAACCGATGGAAACGGACATTTTTGATCATCGCACTGGGACAGGCAGTCTCTCTCATCGGCAGCTCGGGCGTGCAGTTCGCGCTGATCTGGTGGCTGGCGGAAAAGACGGGTTCGCCGATGATCATGGGCCTGGCGGGTCTGGTCGCCTTCCTGCCCATGACGCTGCTAAGCCCCTTTGCGGGCGTGGCGGCGGATAAATACAACCGCAAAAGCATCTGCATTGCGGCCGATATGTCCATGGGCGCGCTGGCGCTGCTCTACGCAGTCGCCCTGCACTTTTTTGATCTGCCCATCTGGAGCGTTCTTGTCGTGCTGGGCCTGCGCGGCGTGGGCAACACGTTCCACCAGCCCGCGATTCAGTCGATCATCCCCCAGCTGGTGCCGCCCGACGATCTGGTGCGAGTCAACGGCTGGATGCAGCTGATGACCTCGGGCTCGTTCATTTTGGGGCCCGTCATCGGCGCCGCCCTCTACGCGGCTGTGCCCATGCCCGTCATTTTGCTGACGGATGTGCTGGGTGCGGCTTTTGCAAGCGCCGCCCTTGCGGTGGTGAAGATCCCGCGCCTGCCCTGCACAGAGGCCAAAGACCCTGGCTTTTTTACGCAGTTTAAGCAGGGCCTGCAGATTTTCAAGGCGGACAGGCGCCTGCTGCTCATCGTCATTGCGCAGGCCCTGTGCATGTTTTTCTTTGCGCCGCTCTCCTCCTTCTATCCCCTGATGACCAGCAGCTATTTCAGGCTCTCGGCGCTGCACGGCAGTATTGTGGAGATCGCCTACGCCGCGGGCATGATGTTCACAGCGCTCCTCTTTGGCAGCGTATTGAAGGTTAAACACAAGCTTGCGGTCTCCTACATCGGGCTGTTGGGTATGGGCGCCGCCACCATAATCGGCGGCCTGACCCCGCCCGCCTTTACGGGCTGGGTTGTCTTTGCGGTTGCCTGCGCCTGCCTGGGCGCGTTTAGCAATGTGCCCGCCATCCCGCTGACCGCCTATATGCAGGAGACCATCGCGCCGGATAAGATGGGCCGCGCATTCTCGCTGTTGGGGCTGGTCGGCTCCCTGTCCATGCCCCTGGGGCTGCTCGTCAGCAGCCCCATCGCCGAGCAGGTGGGCGTGCACGCATGGTTCGTCATCTCCGGCGTGGGCATCCTGCTGATTACCTGTATGGTTTCCCTCATCAACCGGGCCATGGGGCGCGGCGGGGAGACGCGCAGGGCGTAA
- a CDS encoding M20 family peptidase has product MLWLWILLAALALLVTVLLVRTFTFKAPELSGIAPCDQPLVDVDNDRVVESLARAVTYKTISYTDHARIDYTQFDAFHKYLAERYPLVHARLEREVVNGYSLLYRWKGKDAGKPPVLFMAHQDVVPIDEATRDTWEHDPFAGDVADGYIWGRGAMDMKSHLIAVLEAAEALLAQDFTPQRDVYISLGHDEEIDGQDGAAEVKKVLEQRNIRFAFVLDEGGAIVEGKQVGVDGVLAVIGMSEKGMCNVQLTTQAGGGHASMPPRQTAVGVMARAIDQVQRHPMRAVLSPAVRQMFAFAGPRMGFARKMLMANLWLFAPLVAKVLSGSPTTNAMVRTTTAPTLAQGSPAPNVLPQVASANINCRIAPGDTVASVEAHIRQVIGDARVEVKATQGHNPSPVSDASEMGFKIVRRSVQDVFPDVDAIPYLMMAASDARQMCGLSDCVMRFSPYYAFGDALSRVHANNERVPADGMARMVQFFARVMQQV; this is encoded by the coding sequence ATGCTGTGGTTATGGATCCTTCTGGCAGCGCTCGCGCTGCTCGTCACCGTGCTGCTGGTGCGCACCTTCACCTTCAAGGCGCCGGAGCTCTCCGGCATTGCGCCGTGTGATCAGCCCCTCGTCGATGTGGACAACGACCGCGTGGTGGAGAGCCTCGCGCGCGCCGTCACCTACAAAACCATTTCCTACACCGACCACGCCCGCATTGATTATACCCAGTTTGACGCGTTCCATAAGTACCTGGCCGAGCGCTATCCGCTGGTGCACGCGCGCCTGGAGCGGGAGGTTGTAAACGGCTACAGCCTGCTCTACCGCTGGAAGGGCAAAGACGCGGGCAAGCCGCCCGTGCTCTTTATGGCGCACCAGGACGTGGTGCCCATCGACGAGGCCACCCGCGATACATGGGAGCATGATCCCTTTGCGGGGGATGTGGCGGACGGCTACATCTGGGGCCGCGGCGCCATGGACATGAAGAGCCACTTGATCGCGGTGCTGGAGGCGGCCGAGGCGCTGCTTGCGCAGGATTTCACCCCTCAGCGCGACGTCTACATCTCGCTGGGGCACGACGAGGAGATCGACGGCCAGGACGGCGCAGCCGAGGTCAAAAAGGTGCTGGAGCAGCGCAACATCCGCTTTGCCTTTGTGCTGGATGAGGGCGGCGCCATCGTGGAGGGCAAGCAGGTGGGCGTCGACGGCGTGCTGGCGGTGATCGGCATGTCGGAAAAGGGCATGTGCAACGTGCAGCTGACCACCCAGGCGGGCGGCGGCCACGCCTCCATGCCCCCCAGGCAGACGGCTGTGGGCGTGATGGCCCGCGCCATCGACCAGGTGCAGCGCCACCCCATGCGGGCGGTGCTCTCCCCCGCGGTGCGCCAGATGTTCGCCTTCGCCGGCCCGCGCATGGGCTTTGCCCGCAAGATGCTGATGGCCAACCTGTGGCTGTTCGCGCCGCTGGTCGCCAAGGTGCTCTCCGGCTCGCCCACCACCAACGCCATGGTGCGCACCACCACCGCGCCTACCCTCGCGCAGGGCTCCCCCGCGCCCAATGTGCTGCCGCAGGTAGCCAGTGCCAACATCAACTGCCGCATCGCCCCGGGGGATACGGTGGCATCGGTGGAGGCGCACATCCGCCAGGTGATCGGGGACGCGCGCGTGGAGGTAAAGGCCACCCAGGGGCACAACCCCTCGCCCGTGTCCGACGCCTCGGAAATGGGCTTTAAGATCGTGCGGCGCAGCGTGCAGGACGTGTTCCCCGACGTGGACGCGATCCCCTACCTGATGATGGCGGCATCCGACGCGCGCCAGATGTGCGGCCTGTCCGATTGCGTGATGCGCTTTAGCCCCTACTACGCATTTGGCGACGCGCTTAGCCGCGTGCATGCCAACAACGAGCGTGTGCCCGCAGATGGCATGGCGCGCATGGTGCAGTTTTTCGCTCGCGTGATGCAGCAGGTGTAA
- a CDS encoding Na+/H+ antiporter NhaC family protein, producing the protein METTAKKGNGWALLPIGVFLLIFIGMGIALNDFYGMPAIVGFLVALLVAFLQNRKLKFGQKLAVIARGVGDENIITMCLIFLVAGGFSGAIKAAGGADSTVNFGLSILPANMAVVGVFVIGCFISLSMGTSVGTIAALAPIAVEISQKTGIPMAICIAAVVCGAMFGDNLSMISDTTIAAVRTQGCEMKDKFKANFLIVLPAALITAVIFFLLTMNTAFVVPGDLSYNVWKIIPYLIVLVGALIGFNVFLVLIAGIVASLVVGVCTGAILPAQLFSVVGDGVAGMYDITVISIVVACIVALVKENGGIQFILDLIHRHIKGKKGGQLGIAALASAVDMATANNTVAIVMAGPIAKDISGQFGISPIRSASLLDIFTSVFQGVIPYGAQMLTAAGYGMLSPVAILPFMFYPALMAVSALCFILIPRGKKKSRVA; encoded by the coding sequence GTGGAAACGACGGCAAAAAAGGGCAACGGATGGGCGTTGCTCCCCATCGGCGTGTTTTTGCTCATCTTTATCGGCATGGGCATCGCGCTCAACGACTTCTACGGCATGCCCGCCATTGTGGGCTTTCTGGTGGCGCTGCTGGTGGCGTTTTTGCAAAACCGCAAGCTAAAGTTTGGGCAGAAGCTTGCGGTGATCGCCCGAGGGGTGGGCGATGAGAACATCATCACCATGTGCCTGATCTTCCTTGTGGCGGGCGGCTTTTCCGGCGCCATCAAGGCGGCCGGTGGCGCGGATAGCACCGTCAACTTCGGCCTGTCCATCCTGCCTGCCAACATGGCGGTGGTGGGCGTGTTTGTCATCGGCTGCTTTATCTCGCTGTCCATGGGCACGAGCGTGGGCACCATCGCGGCGCTGGCGCCCATTGCGGTGGAAATCAGCCAGAAGACGGGCATCCCCATGGCCATCTGCATCGCTGCGGTGGTGTGCGGCGCGATGTTTGGCGACAACCTTTCCATGATCTCGGATACCACCATCGCGGCGGTGCGCACACAGGGCTGCGAGATGAAGGACAAGTTTAAGGCGAATTTTCTCATCGTGCTGCCCGCGGCGCTCATCACGGCGGTCATCTTCTTTCTGCTGACGATGAACACCGCGTTCGTCGTACCGGGCGATTTAAGCTACAACGTCTGGAAGATCATACCCTACCTGATCGTGCTGGTGGGCGCGTTGATCGGCTTTAACGTGTTTCTGGTGCTGATCGCGGGCATCGTCGCCTCGCTGGTGGTGGGCGTATGCACGGGCGCCATCCTGCCCGCGCAGCTATTTAGCGTGGTGGGGGACGGCGTCGCCGGCATGTACGATATTACAGTGATCTCCATCGTGGTGGCATGCATCGTGGCCCTGGTGAAGGAAAACGGGGGTATCCAGTTCATCCTGGATCTCATCCACCGGCACATCAAGGGGAAAAAGGGCGGCCAGCTGGGCATCGCGGCGCTGGCCTCGGCGGTGGATATGGCCACGGCCAACAATACCGTGGCCATCGTGATGGCAGGCCCCATCGCCAAGGATATCAGCGGGCAGTTTGGCATTTCGCCCATCCGCTCGGCGTCGCTGCTGGATATCTTTACCTCCGTCTTCCAGGGGGTGATTCCCTACGGCGCGCAGATGCTCACCGCGGCGGGGTATGGCATGCTCTCGCCGGTGGCCATCCTGCCCTTTATGTTCTATCCGGCGCTCATGGCGGTAAGCGCGCTGTGCTTTATTTTGATCCCGCGCGGCAAAAAGAAATCCCGCGTCGCCTGA